From one Comamonas piscis genomic stretch:
- a CDS encoding TetR/AcrR family transcriptional regulator, producing the protein MVRRTRAEMEATRASLLATARQELAKHGYADTSMDDLTAQAGLTRGALYHHFGDKKGLLAAVVAQIDDEMDARLQAISDQADDPWQGFRSRCRAYLEMALEPEIQRIVLRDARAVLGGASPDSQRHCLHSMQTLISALIAQGIVAPADARALAALIYGSLAEAAFWIAEGEDAAARMEQAAVGLDLLLRGLRVQPHDDQDC; encoded by the coding sequence ATGGTTCGCCGCACCCGCGCCGAGATGGAAGCCACCCGCGCCAGCCTGCTGGCCACTGCCCGCCAAGAGCTGGCCAAGCACGGCTATGCCGATACCTCGATGGACGACCTGACCGCCCAGGCTGGCCTGACCCGGGGCGCGCTCTACCACCACTTTGGTGACAAAAAAGGCCTGCTCGCGGCCGTCGTGGCGCAGATTGACGACGAGATGGATGCCCGCCTGCAAGCCATCTCGGACCAGGCCGACGATCCCTGGCAAGGCTTTCGCAGCCGCTGCCGCGCCTACCTGGAGATGGCCTTGGAGCCGGAGATTCAGCGCATCGTACTGCGTGATGCCCGCGCCGTGCTGGGCGGTGCCTCACCCGATTCGCAGCGCCATTGCCTGCATTCGATGCAGACCTTGATCAGCGCACTGATTGCGCAAGGCATCGTCGCACCGGCTGATGCGCGGGCGCTGGCAGCGCTGATCTACGGGAGCTTGGCCGAGGCGGCCTTCTGGATTGCCGAGGGGGAGGATGCCGCTGCACGCATGGAGCAGGCAGCGGTGGGACTGGATTTATTGCTGCGCGGGCTGCGGGTGCAGCCCCACGATGACCAGGACTGTTGA
- a CDS encoding MFS transporter gives MLQTYRTLFAAPGSTGFCLAGLLARIPLPMMGIGIITMLAQLRGSYALAGAVSAAFVLSYALLSPQTSRLVDRHGQRRVLPLATGISVVGLLLLLAATQWPLPDWILFAGAVLAGGMPSMPAMLRARWAALYRGSPQLQTAYSLEAVLDELSFIAGPPLSVGLCVAAFPQAGPLAAGLLLVLGVTALVAQRETEPAVQPQSMQAAAVSVIRLPHVGLLALLMAAMGAIVGTVDIASVAFARDLGQPAWASGVLAAYALGSCVAGLLFGALQLQRPLPQQLALGALATALTTLPLLLVDSIPALAGAVLLAGLCFAPTMVIAMSLVERLVPASRLTEGMTWLLAGLNGGVALGAAASGQLVDAFGARSAFAVALVAGAFVLLLALWAARRLRPALPGVVDGVSATASHSV, from the coding sequence ATGCTCCAGACCTACCGCACACTTTTTGCCGCGCCCGGCAGCACGGGCTTTTGCCTGGCCGGGCTGCTGGCCCGGATTCCGCTGCCGATGATGGGCATCGGCATCATCACCATGCTGGCGCAGTTGCGCGGCAGCTATGCGCTGGCCGGGGCCGTGTCTGCCGCCTTTGTGCTGAGCTATGCGCTGCTCTCGCCCCAGACATCGCGCCTGGTGGACCGCCATGGCCAGCGCCGGGTGCTGCCGCTGGCCACCGGCATCAGCGTGGTCGGCTTGCTGCTGTTGCTCGCCGCTACCCAGTGGCCGTTGCCGGACTGGATCTTGTTCGCAGGCGCGGTGCTGGCTGGTGGCATGCCCAGCATGCCGGCCATGCTGCGTGCGCGCTGGGCGGCGCTGTACCGGGGATCGCCGCAGTTGCAGACCGCCTATTCGCTGGAGGCGGTGCTTGATGAGCTGAGCTTTATCGCCGGGCCACCGCTGTCGGTGGGGCTGTGTGTGGCAGCGTTTCCGCAGGCGGGGCCGCTGGCTGCCGGGCTGCTGCTAGTGTTGGGCGTCACCGCGCTGGTGGCACAGCGCGAGACCGAGCCAGCGGTGCAGCCGCAGAGCATGCAGGCCGCAGCGGTGTCGGTGATTCGCCTGCCCCATGTGGGCTTGCTGGCGCTGTTGATGGCCGCGATGGGGGCCATCGTCGGCACGGTCGATATCGCCAGCGTGGCCTTTGCACGTGACCTCGGCCAGCCGGCCTGGGCCAGCGGCGTGCTGGCGGCCTATGCGCTGGGCTCATGTGTGGCTGGCCTGCTGTTTGGCGCCCTCCAGCTGCAGAGGCCTTTGCCGCAGCAGCTGGCGCTGGGTGCGTTGGCCACGGCGCTGACCACCTTGCCGCTGCTGCTGGTGGACAGCATACCGGCGCTGGCCGGTGCGGTGCTGCTGGCTGGCCTGTGCTTTGCGCCCACCATGGTCATCGCGATGTCGCTGGTCGAGCGCCTGGTGCCTGCGTCGCGTTTGACCGAGGGCATGACCTGGCTGTTGGCGGGCCTGAATGGGGGCGTGGCACTGGGGGCTGCGGCATCGGGCCAACTGGTGGATGCCTTTGGCGCCCGGTCGGCATTTGCCGTGGCCTTGGTGGCGGGGGCATTCGTGCTGCTGCTGGCGCTGTGGGCTGCGCGGCGCCTGCGGCCGGCCCTGCCTGGCGTGGTTGATGGTGTTTCTGCCACTGCATCCCATTCTGTTTGA
- a CDS encoding MFS transporter has product MSPSTSTHPQDPARNPWPAVMAAGLATFSVVTTEMLPVGLLTAIAPSLGISTGQAGLMLSLPALLAVVFAPLVVLMAGNMDRRRILAGLLALLVLANAASALAPSWGWMLAARVLLGLCIGGIWAVAGGLAARLVPAAAMGLATSIIFGGVAAASVLGVPMGALIGEGAGWRWAFGVMAVFSALVLGLHLWVMPTLPVRSAVGLRQFLTLRSNRALQAGLWLSLLLVAGHFMAFTFVRPLLLAVSGFDAQWIAALLLAYGLAGIAGNFIAGLAAARRTTLTVAAIALGLLLVPLLWLAFGGSPTGGFVLLLFWGLAYGGVSVALMTWMMKAAPQAMEIAAALYVGVFNTGIALGAWAGGQVVDGWGLQANLWLAAAWAAMALLLSLGLAVTRHHSGSAAKSASPDQIAP; this is encoded by the coding sequence ATGTCTCCCTCCACATCCACCCATCCACAAGACCCCGCCCGAAACCCTTGGCCCGCCGTGATGGCTGCTGGCCTGGCCACCTTTTCTGTAGTGACGACCGAGATGCTGCCGGTCGGCCTGCTGACGGCGATTGCGCCGTCGCTGGGCATTTCTACCGGACAGGCCGGGCTGATGCTGTCGCTACCCGCCTTGCTGGCGGTGGTGTTTGCGCCGCTGGTGGTGCTGATGGCTGGGAATATGGACCGGCGCCGCATTCTGGCGGGGCTGCTGGCGCTGTTGGTTCTGGCCAATGCCGCATCGGCGCTGGCACCGAGCTGGGGCTGGATGCTGGCCGCCCGCGTGCTGCTAGGCCTGTGCATTGGCGGCATCTGGGCCGTGGCGGGGGGATTGGCGGCGCGGCTGGTGCCAGCAGCGGCGATGGGCCTGGCCACCTCCATCATCTTTGGTGGGGTGGCAGCGGCATCGGTGCTGGGTGTGCCAATGGGTGCGCTGATCGGGGAGGGTGCAGGCTGGCGCTGGGCCTTTGGCGTGATGGCGGTGTTCAGTGCGCTGGTGCTGGGCCTGCATCTGTGGGTGATGCCGACCTTGCCGGTCCGCAGCGCGGTGGGGCTGCGGCAGTTTCTGACACTGCGCAGCAACCGCGCACTGCAAGCGGGGCTGTGGTTGAGCTTGCTGCTGGTCGCAGGGCACTTTATGGCGTTTACCTTTGTGCGACCGCTGCTGCTGGCGGTGTCGGGTTTTGATGCGCAGTGGATCGCGGCCTTGCTGCTGGCCTATGGGCTGGCCGGCATTGCGGGCAATTTCATCGCGGGCCTGGCGGCGGCGCGCAGAACTACGCTGACGGTGGCCGCCATTGCATTGGGGCTGCTGCTGGTGCCGTTGCTGTGGCTGGCGTTTGGTGGCTCCCCCACCGGCGGATTCGTGCTGCTGTTGTTCTGGGGCCTGGCCTATGGCGGGGTGTCGGTCGCATTGATGACCTGGATGATGAAGGCCGCGCCCCAGGCGATGGAGATCGCCGCTGCACTGTATGTGGGGGTGTTCAACACCGGCATTGCGCTAGGGGCTTGGGCGGGTGGCCAGGTGGTGGACGGTTGGGGCCTGCAGGCCAATTTGTGGCTGGCGGCTGCCTGGGCGGCCATGGCGCTGCTGCTGAGCCTGGGCCTGGCAGTGACGCGCCACCATAGTGGGTCAGCCGCCAAGTCCGCCAGTCCAGACCAGATAGCGCCGTAA
- a CDS encoding response regulator transcription factor: MTRLLIVEDNPELVGCLYAFLEPLGYVLDDARDGLTGLRMATENSYDAILLDLRLPQLDGMAVCRKLRQEFQNPVPVLMLTARAAVDDRVRGLAQGADDYLVKPFSLQELHARIHAMVRRAQCQLVQGTLVWEDLTVDTRLPQAWRQGQRISLTPTTHKMLLCLMRTAPAVVRKQEMTYLLWGDSPPPSDALRTHIHDLRQQIDKNFRSRLIKTMHGIGWSLGDGQKARSSS, from the coding sequence ATGACGCGTTTGTTGATTGTGGAGGACAACCCCGAGTTGGTGGGCTGCCTGTATGCGTTTCTGGAGCCCCTGGGCTATGTGCTGGACGATGCGCGGGATGGGTTGACGGGGCTGCGAATGGCGACCGAAAACAGCTACGACGCCATCTTGCTGGATCTGCGCTTGCCACAACTCGATGGCATGGCAGTGTGCCGCAAGCTGCGCCAGGAGTTTCAAAACCCCGTTCCTGTGCTGATGCTCACGGCGCGCGCTGCCGTCGACGACCGGGTACGCGGCCTGGCGCAGGGTGCCGATGACTACCTGGTCAAACCTTTTTCCTTGCAGGAGCTGCACGCACGCATCCACGCCATGGTGCGCCGCGCCCAATGCCAGTTGGTGCAAGGCACCCTGGTCTGGGAGGATTTGACCGTTGACACCCGGTTGCCGCAAGCCTGGCGCCAGGGCCAGCGCATCAGCCTGACACCGACGACCCACAAAATGCTGCTGTGCCTGATGCGCACGGCCCCTGCGGTCGTCCGAAAGCAGGAGATGACCTACCTGCTCTGGGGCGACTCGCCGCCGCCCAGCGATGCCTTGCGCACCCATATCCATGACCTGCGCCAGCAGATCGACAAGAACTTCCGATCCAGGCTGATCAAGACCATGCACGGCATCGGTTGGAGCCTGGGCGATGGCCAGAAAGCGCGATCGTCTTCCTAG
- a CDS encoding sensor histidine kinase — translation MSKRSTIPRSDLADALQREQWFVGDACHELRTSLAILACTAETICYQLPADSRLLASAERMLRSTQEMEQQLASLLLLAREPHKLARTAVPLRPLVQDCMDRCQPWLADKPVVLVLEVGAEVQVCANAELLRSLVGNLLRNACQHTREGEVHITLSARSLVIADTGPGLPAGIDPLHFERFVPSASFGGQGLGLSIVQRMVAHLGWRMVVDSSAQGCRFGLQW, via the coding sequence ATGTCCAAGCGATCCACCATTCCCCGCAGCGATCTGGCCGATGCCTTGCAGCGCGAGCAATGGTTTGTCGGCGATGCCTGCCATGAATTGCGCACCTCATTGGCCATCCTCGCCTGCACTGCAGAAACCATTTGCTACCAGCTGCCAGCCGACAGCAGGTTGTTAGCGAGCGCCGAGCGCATGCTGCGCAGCACGCAGGAGATGGAGCAGCAGCTGGCGAGCCTGCTGCTGCTGGCGCGGGAGCCGCACAAGCTGGCGCGCACTGCCGTGCCGCTTCGCCCCTTGGTGCAGGACTGTATGGACCGCTGCCAGCCCTGGTTGGCTGATAAACCGGTGGTGCTGGTGCTGGAGGTAGGTGCCGAGGTACAGGTTTGTGCCAATGCGGAGCTGCTGCGCAGCCTGGTCGGCAACCTGCTGCGCAACGCCTGCCAACACACCCGCGAGGGTGAGGTGCACATCACGCTGTCGGCGCGCAGCCTGGTCATTGCCGATACCGGGCCGGGTCTGCCTGCTGGTATCGACCCGTTGCATTTTGAGCGCTTTGTGCCCAGCGCCAGTTTCGGTGGGCAGGGCTTGGGCCTGTCGATTGTGCAGCGCATGGTGGCGCACCTGGGCTGGCGCATGGTGGTGGACAGCTCAGCCCAGGGCTGTCGCTTTGGCTTGCAGTGGTAG
- a CDS encoding phosphoethanolamine transferase — protein sequence MLRLLTSLRLNPVQLTWVVALFFTTIGNLVLWKTLRAEVEVNSLHSLLFFLSLPVFLFCFFNLLLSPLLALPYLRKPVLALLVIISASCSYFMHHYQVLIDRNMVQNFFETNQAEFSSYFSVPLLLTILVLGVLPAALMVFLPSKKLRSPWTTATWWLCNITVTSLVLAAVAMLFYKDYASLLRNHREIRNQVLFFNFVHNTRSYLKRKHQARVQPLRAVAEDARRTLDVGSKRPKLVIAVIGETARAQNFQLNGYPRATNPELSQRDDIISFKNMSSCGTSTAVSLPCMFSRMTRPQFDHVRAATEENLLDVLQRTGIDVLWRNNNNGGCKGVCARVPTDDMPKLKVAELCVNKDGTCYDDVLLHALDARIQAMQGDGLVVLHQLGSHGPTYFERYPAADAVFGPTCDSNQIQKCSNEALTNTYDNTLVYTDRKLRKTIALLQRHAAERDVAMVYVSDHGESLGEKGLYLHGTPYLIAPKEQIQVPMLMWFSPGFAQNARLDLGCLRQHADSQAYSHDHFYHSMLGLFNVETSVYTAELDLFSPCRLGGNAAALHG from the coding sequence GTGCTGAGACTTCTGACATCCCTGCGACTGAACCCCGTACAGCTCACCTGGGTGGTGGCGCTGTTCTTTACCACTATTGGCAACCTGGTTCTGTGGAAGACCTTGCGGGCCGAGGTCGAAGTCAACAGCCTGCACAGCCTGCTGTTCTTTCTCAGCCTGCCCGTCTTTCTGTTCTGCTTTTTCAACCTGCTGCTCAGCCCCTTGTTGGCCCTGCCGTATCTGCGCAAGCCGGTGCTGGCCTTGCTGGTCATCATCAGCGCCAGTTGCAGCTACTTCATGCACCACTACCAGGTCCTGATCGACCGGAACATGGTGCAGAATTTCTTCGAGACCAACCAGGCCGAGTTCAGCTCTTATTTTTCGGTTCCGCTGCTGCTGACCATCCTGGTGCTGGGGGTCTTGCCCGCTGCGCTGATGGTGTTCCTGCCCAGCAAAAAGCTGCGCAGCCCTTGGACCACCGCCACCTGGTGGCTCTGCAATATCACCGTGACATCACTGGTGCTGGCGGCCGTGGCGATGCTGTTCTACAAGGACTACGCTTCCTTGCTGCGCAACCACCGGGAGATCAGAAACCAGGTGCTGTTCTTCAACTTTGTGCACAACACCCGGAGCTACCTGAAACGCAAGCACCAAGCGCGCGTGCAGCCCCTGCGGGCCGTGGCTGAAGACGCCAGGCGCACGTTGGATGTCGGCAGCAAGCGGCCCAAGCTCGTCATTGCCGTCATCGGCGAGACGGCCCGGGCGCAGAATTTTCAGCTCAATGGCTATCCCCGCGCGACCAACCCCGAGCTCTCACAAAGGGACGACATCATCAGCTTCAAAAACATGTCCTCCTGCGGCACGTCCACGGCCGTGTCCCTGCCTTGCATGTTCTCGCGCATGACTCGCCCGCAGTTCGACCACGTGCGTGCAGCGACCGAAGAGAACCTGCTCGATGTGCTGCAGCGCACCGGGATCGACGTACTGTGGCGCAACAATAACAACGGGGGTTGCAAAGGCGTCTGTGCACGCGTGCCCACCGATGACATGCCAAAGCTCAAGGTGGCCGAGCTCTGCGTCAACAAGGATGGCACCTGCTATGACGATGTACTGCTGCACGCGCTAGACGCTCGCATCCAGGCCATGCAGGGGGATGGCTTGGTGGTGCTGCACCAGCTGGGCAGCCATGGACCCACGTATTTTGAGCGCTACCCGGCGGCAGATGCGGTATTTGGCCCGACTTGCGACAGCAACCAGATCCAGAAGTGCAGCAACGAGGCACTGACCAACACCTATGACAACACCCTCGTCTACACCGATCGCAAACTGCGCAAGACCATCGCCCTGCTCCAGCGCCATGCGGCAGAGCGCGATGTGGCCATGGTCTATGTCTCCGACCATGGCGAATCCCTCGGAGAGAAAGGGCTGTACCTGCATGGCACGCCTTATCTGATCGCCCCCAAGGAGCAGATCCAGGTGCCGATGTTGATGTGGTTCTCGCCCGGCTTTGCCCAAAATGCCCGTCTTGATCTTGGCTGCCTGCGCCAGCATGCGGACAGCCAGGCCTACAGCCACGACCACTTCTACCACTCCATGCTCGGACTTTTCAATGTCGAGACCAGCGTCTATACGGCCGAGCTGGACCTGTTTTCACCCTGCCGTCTGGGGGGCAATGCGGCAGCGCTCCATGGCTAA
- a CDS encoding MFS transporter, with protein MELHSRRWLVLAIVSMALLLIVVDMTVLYTALPTLTHDLAASTSMKLWIVNAYALVVAGLLLSTGALGDRLGYRRMFMLGLVIFGIASLAAAYSPNAGMLIAARALLGVGAAIMMPATLAIIRMSFPDQRERSVAIGIWASVASGGAALGPVVGGVLLEYFWWGSVFLVNVPIVALALVLTVWLIPADRLKHQASLAGWDYTSSLQAMVAMVSLVLSIKELAKPAPSLGFAALMGILSAVVLAVFIRRQLSRPQPLIELRLFRIPTFSGGVIAAVVAAVALVGVELVFSQRLQLVLGLSPLQAGLAILPIPVAAFVAGPIAGWALSRFGTQRLILAGLVVSAVALCALTMSLNTGAHSLQKIAVLAVLGLGVGATITAASNAVMNSAPPEHAGMAASVEEVSYEFGGVLGVALLGSVLSWRYTSSLVLPANLQATGASDGIDAALLAAEKLPPEAASQLLGLAHAAFDQGFMAVMATAVGLVLASALAVVLLRSRSQHRPAEEHSSGAVASNGH; from the coding sequence ATGGAACTGCATTCCAGAAGATGGCTGGTGCTGGCCATCGTATCCATGGCCCTGCTGCTGATCGTCGTCGACATGACGGTGCTCTACACCGCCCTGCCCACACTCACCCATGACCTGGCCGCCTCCACCTCCATGAAGCTGTGGATCGTCAACGCCTATGCGCTGGTGGTGGCCGGCCTGTTGCTGAGCACCGGCGCTTTGGGCGACCGCCTGGGCTACCGGCGCATGTTCATGCTCGGCCTGGTGATCTTTGGCATCGCCTCGCTGGCGGCCGCCTATTCGCCCAACGCAGGCATGTTGATCGCCGCCCGCGCGCTGCTGGGCGTGGGCGCGGCCATCATGATGCCCGCCACCCTGGCCATCATCCGCATGAGCTTTCCCGACCAGCGCGAGCGCTCGGTGGCCATCGGCATCTGGGCCTCGGTCGCTTCGGGCGGCGCGGCGCTGGGCCCTGTCGTCGGCGGCGTGCTGCTGGAGTACTTCTGGTGGGGCTCGGTGTTCCTGGTCAATGTGCCCATCGTGGCGCTGGCCCTGGTGCTGACCGTGTGGCTGATTCCCGCAGACCGCCTCAAACACCAGGCCAGCCTCGCTGGCTGGGACTACACCAGCTCACTGCAGGCCATGGTGGCCATGGTCAGCCTGGTGCTGAGCATCAAGGAGCTGGCCAAGCCTGCGCCGTCACTGGGCTTTGCCGCGCTGATGGGCATCCTCAGCGCCGTGGTGCTGGCGGTCTTTATCCGCCGCCAGCTCAGCCGGCCCCAACCGCTGATCGAGCTGCGTCTGTTCCGCATTCCTACGTTCTCGGGCGGTGTGATTGCCGCCGTGGTGGCCGCCGTCGCCTTGGTGGGTGTGGAGCTGGTGTTCAGCCAGCGCCTGCAACTGGTGCTGGGGCTGAGCCCGCTGCAAGCGGGGCTGGCGATCTTGCCGATCCCGGTGGCGGCCTTTGTGGCCGGCCCCATTGCCGGCTGGGCGCTGTCGCGCTTTGGCACGCAGCGGCTGATTCTGGCGGGCCTGGTGGTCAGCGCAGTGGCGCTCTGTGCCTTGACGATGAGCCTCAACACAGGCGCCCACAGCCTGCAAAAAATCGCCGTGCTGGCCGTCCTGGGCCTGGGTGTGGGTGCCACCATCACCGCCGCATCCAATGCGGTGATGAACAGTGCGCCACCTGAGCATGCCGGCATGGCCGCCTCGGTCGAAGAGGTGTCCTACGAGTTTGGCGGCGTGCTGGGCGTCGCGCTCCTGGGCAGCGTTCTGTCTTGGCGCTATACCAGCAGCCTGGTGCTGCCGGCCAACCTGCAGGCCACCGGCGCCAGCGATGGCATCGATGCCGCATTGCTGGCCGCAGAAAAGCTGCCGCCCGAGGCTGCCAGCCAGCTGCTGGGCCTGGCCCATGCGGCCTTTGACCAAGGCTTTATGGCGGTGATGGCCACCGCCGTGGGGCTGGTGCTGGCCTCCGCGCTGGCGGTGGTGCTGCTGCGCAGCAGGAGCCAACACAGACCGGCAGAGGAACATAGCAGCGGCGCGGTGGCCAGCAACGGGCATTGA
- a CDS encoding GNAT family N-acetyltransferase, whose product MQSINQQTPAPTMAWCHDPAQSPAILALFMGQLSAHYISHGELQSPRAIAPGQWSPDLADHMARQIEATLAAPEANAMQRIATAHQGDALVGIAFISLDEEQRAPTPFATLDDLVVSPAARGQGLGQALFAWVCTQLQAEGVQRLFLESGIGNHGAHRLFERLGCQPLSVTMMKELGV is encoded by the coding sequence ATGCAATCGATCAACCAACAAACACCAGCCCCAACGATGGCCTGGTGCCATGACCCCGCGCAGTCGCCAGCGATCCTGGCGCTGTTCATGGGCCAGCTCAGCGCCCACTACATCTCCCACGGCGAGCTGCAATCGCCACGCGCCATCGCACCGGGGCAATGGAGCCCCGACCTGGCCGACCACATGGCACGGCAGATTGAGGCCACCCTGGCCGCGCCCGAAGCCAACGCAATGCAGCGCATCGCCACCGCCCACCAGGGCGATGCGCTGGTCGGCATCGCCTTTATCTCCCTCGACGAGGAGCAGCGCGCGCCCACCCCGTTTGCCACCTTGGATGACCTGGTCGTCAGCCCCGCCGCACGCGGCCAGGGCCTGGGCCAGGCGCTGTTTGCCTGGGTCTGCACGCAGCTGCAGGCCGAAGGGGTGCAACGCCTGTTTCTGGAAAGCGGCATCGGCAACCATGGCGCGCACCGGCTGTTCGAGCGCCTGGGCTGCCAGCCCCTGTCCGTCACGATGATGAAAGAACTGGGGGTCTGA
- a CDS encoding LysR family transcriptional regulator → MEWTVEQLRQFVATADSGSFSAAARSLGKAQSAVSTAVGMLEVDLGVVLFDRSHRNAQLTDAGRVLLLEARELLRQAEQLDQRAQALSGGADAELSMAIDEALPYTAVASLLREIAQRYPALELLLLNGTATEVADYVAQGRAGMALQIDRGPVQQHFEQRHVGTVPQGVFVAVDHPLADGQAVSLQALAQHRQLLMHTEDVHERAYSPRVWRSDSFYNIADMVADKLGWAVLPVNIAHYEGNRQALREVPCPALALPRLSVRMLWRQGAQRSQTAQYVETRFGQLLAAI, encoded by the coding sequence ATGGAATGGACCGTTGAACAATTGCGGCAGTTTGTGGCCACGGCCGACAGTGGCTCTTTCTCTGCCGCTGCACGCAGCTTGGGCAAGGCGCAGTCCGCTGTCAGCACTGCCGTGGGCATGCTGGAGGTGGACCTGGGTGTCGTGCTGTTTGACCGCTCGCACCGCAATGCCCAGCTCACCGATGCGGGACGGGTGCTGCTGCTGGAGGCACGCGAGCTGCTGCGCCAGGCCGAGCAGCTGGACCAGCGCGCGCAAGCGCTCAGCGGCGGGGCGGATGCCGAGCTGTCGATGGCGATTGACGAGGCGCTGCCGTATACGGCGGTGGCCAGCTTGTTGCGGGAGATTGCGCAACGCTACCCAGCCCTGGAGTTGCTGCTGCTGAACGGCACCGCCACTGAGGTGGCCGACTATGTGGCGCAGGGCCGGGCAGGGATGGCCTTGCAGATCGACCGGGGCCCCGTGCAGCAGCATTTTGAGCAGCGCCATGTAGGAACTGTGCCCCAGGGCGTGTTTGTGGCGGTGGACCACCCCCTGGCCGATGGCCAGGCCGTGAGCCTGCAGGCGCTGGCCCAGCACCGCCAGTTGCTTATGCACACCGAGGACGTGCATGAGCGCGCCTACAGCCCGCGCGTCTGGCGCTCGGACAGCTTCTACAACATTGCAGACATGGTGGCTGACAAGCTGGGCTGGGCGGTGCTGCCCGTCAATATTGCCCACTACGAAGGCAACCGCCAGGCGCTGCGCGAAGTGCCTTGCCCGGCACTGGCACTGCCCCGGCTGTCGGTGCGCATGCTCTGGCGCCAGGGCGCGCAGCGCAGCCAGACGGCGCAGTATGTGGAGACGCGCTTTGGCCAGCTGTTGG